AAGAAGCGAACCGTGTGCAAAACAGACTGTTTTAACTGAGGAACAGACGAACGGTGTGTTAAAGATGTAATGTGAGATTTTTAAGtgcaaattaaaattaaaaggtAATTGATGATAATACATGTCCGTTTAAACAACTGGTGTGGACAAAACGTACCTATGGTGATATGTAGCCTTTGTACTCATGACCATGAACTTGGTCCATGGTACCATCATtaattcatgaatattcattaatctGTGATGGCATATACGGGCtagtatataaaacaaaagaagaCACATTTAAACTATTCTTCTCAATCATGGAGACATTGTACAAGCAGAAAATGTCCGGTTGTAATTCGACAACGTCAAGCAAAAGTGATAGAGAAGGCGTTGCTCTTGTTCGCCAACTCTCAATCATTCCATTTTCATCGTTAATTATCGGAACGGTGATTGGATCTGGTATTTTCATTTCTCCAAAAGGAATTTTAGAATATACACATACGGTTGGATTATCCATGATAATATGGGTGGTATGTGGTTTAATTTCAACGTTAGGTGCTCTCAGTTATGGAGAACTGGGCACAACATTCTCCAAAACTGGCGGggatttcatttttcttttggaATCGTTTGGGCCTATGGCTGCGTTTTTAAGAATGTGGACCGCCATTATTGTTGTTAGGCCTGCCTCGTGGGCGGTTCTTGCTATAACATCGGCTACTTATTTAATAACGCCTTTCTATCCTAATTGTAATGTTTCATTATTAGCTGTTCGTCTTCTGGCTGCCACAATTCTTTGTAAGTatgatgataaaatattttaattaaaaatccTTGCTATATGATTGTTGCCATTACCATTAATATTGACAAAACGTAATGTTGAAATGTATTTAAGGGAGCTTTGATTTGCGACGACCGGGACCTAACAACTGGGCATATTATTGTGTCATTGGTCGTCTCCCTAGAATTCGccaaaactgttttttttttaggatcgagtgcacaataaattattagttaattaattataagTTATTTAGTAAACATTTATCAATAGTCTTGCTTTTTTAGGTGTAATTTTCTTAGTGAACTGCGTCAGTGTTCCAACAGCGTCTCGTTTGAATGTGTTTTTTACAATCGTTAAACTGTCTGGTTTGATTGTGATTGTCCTAGCCGGTATCGTGCTACTTATCCAaggtaaacattattattattattattaataatgttatgGTAAATATAGAGTTGCATAGAGCTTGGAAAAAAAGACAACAAATGTGAGGAGGCGAAATTGCTTCCATTATCAAGTAATCAAGTACTATTTCTTTTTGCAGGTAATACAGAACATTTTAAAGACCCATTTAAAGGAAACGAAGAGTTTAAATGGATTGAGCTGTCGCTTGCATTTTATTCTGGATTTTTTGCATTCTCTGGTTGGTAAGTGGGTGTCATCCCTAGCTTAGACATAAAGAAAAGTAAAGCTAGAAAAAAGCAAGTCGTTTTAATTTAAGTTGTGACTGTGAAATGTAATGTatgtaattattgtttttataatcaTACTAATTATTTGTACGTTTTTGTTTTAGGCACATTGCAGCTTCTATAACAGAAGAAGTAATAAACCCTTCAAGGTataatatttgttgtgttttaaaatgttttgttacAAAATTCCATGCTTTACTAAGAAATTCCAAACATTATAACTGAACATAAACAACCGAAAAATTGAGGCAGGccattattattcaatattttgaaCTCTATTAGTTCATTTTAAGAAATGAATCAAGCTTTCCTAGATTAAAAAGTAACATTCTTTTTCAAAGAAAGTTTCTATGAGTTGTAGAATTTAGAAATTCCTGACGACAGAATATGTATACGTGTGTGCAATCCCATTTCGGTTGTAAATTGCAACTCTGTAATATCAGCATTATATATTAGGCAAAGAATTGACTTGTATACCTACTACTCTAGATTACatggtttttagtcgcgtggacgtgactctatagttcactatgtcggtcggtcggtctgtcggtctgtctgtcggtccggtatcactatgcgttttagcacgcgacttatggctgttggccttgttaaattGTATCTGGATGATCAATAACATATATTAATTTGCAGGACAATTCCTGTATCAATAATAATCGCCATGACGGTGATTACCAGTGTATACATCATGGCAAATATTGCATATTTCACTGTCCTATCACCAGCCGAGATTCTTGCTTCTGACGCTGTTGCATTGGTAAGTCATTCCTGATATATTTCAGTCACAAATTTACATTTCATGTCCATCTTCTTCTTCCTATTACACTCCTACTTTAACTTCTCTATATTTTCCATATTATTTTCCATTCTCTATGTATAGCTTATATACGTTTTATTTTATCTCAACATTTTATTAACTCTCAATTTTACATATACATAATTGAATTAACATTGTAGAGTTTTGGTCAGAAGGTGTTTGGAGACTGGGCCTGGGTCTTATCAATTGTGGTAGCAGGTTCGTGTATAGGTGCAATTAATGGTGGAGTTTTGACTTCATCAAGGTAATGTACTATTGGGTACTAAATTgttagaaaactcagatattttttattttgttttattcacgTATTGTGTCTCATTTTAGAATAAACTTTGCAGCGTCACGTGAGGGTCAATTACCTAAACTGTTATCGATGATTCACATCAACTTCAAAACACCAATGCCGTCTGCAGTCATTATGGTAACAGTACTCCATCCTCATTTCTCGCTATCTACacacaaataatgaatgaaaaggTAAATTAGCGATTAACTTTTCTACTTACACTTACAAGTTATTTCTTTCTAATTTCAGCTTCCACTAACTTTACTTCTACTTGTTAGTGACAATGTTTATAGTCTTATAAATTACATGAGCTTTACATTTTGGCTGTTTATCGGCCTCACTACTGCAAGTATTCCGTACTTCAGAATGAAATATCCAGACTGGGAGCGTCCATTTAAGGTTggctattatttttttatttaattaaaaaaatgttagtgttaTGTTAGTGACAGTGGCGGATCCAAACATTGTGAAATGAAGTACTGAACTTCATCTCAACAACATCACCATCTATTCTTATTTTGCACCTCCACCTTTTGAATCCACCTATTAATGAACTTGAAAGAGCATACAAGGGTATTTTGAAACGTTTTTGTCTACTTTTTTTCTccgtatttaatgttatatcttgggGTGGTTCAAACTTAAGGTCTTTCTGACTTATAAGACTCCCCCCACCCTACTTCATTGTATTCATTGTGTATATCCagtatgttataatattgtggCAATTACATTGAAATTGTCTATCATTTTGCCTTATTCcagtttttttgtaaattattttttgctgtttttagtttccaagttattatttttcatggtttcacaagcgccttgagcactttgtggatatgtgcgctttataaattgtattatgttatcttatcttatcttattacAGGTGAACTTAGCAGTACCAATCATATTCACGTGCTTTGCGTTGTTTGTCGTTGCTATATCTCTTTACTCTGCACCAAAGGATTGTGGGGTTGGACTAGCTATTACTGTTGCGGGTATTCCACTTTATTTCATAGGTGTGCGGTGGACGAAAAAACCAGCCTGGTTTGAAGATGGGATGGGTAaggatttaaaaataaatgacgGTAATAtcatggttaaaaaaaaaaacattttaaattataccaaataatttgaaatcagggcaattgtttaataatttgtatgtttttttgtctttaacAGATAATGTCACTTTATTTTGTCAAAAGTTAATGTTGGTGGTTGAGGCCGAGAAGAAAGAAGACTAAAGGaagttatatttatatatacgtatatattattataatgatgattTACAATCACATTAGCTATTATTGACACTATTCCAGCCTAttgattaagaaaaaaaatgttcgtAGTCCCTTTACCTATTATTCAAG
This region of Antedon mediterranea chromosome 8, ecAntMedi1.1, whole genome shotgun sequence genomic DNA includes:
- the LOC140057752 gene encoding cystine/glutamate transporter-like, whose protein sequence is METLYKQKMSGCNSTTSSKSDREGVALVRQLSIIPFSSLIIGTVIGSGIFISPKGILEYTHTVGLSMIIWVVCGLISTLGALSYGELGTTFSKTGGDFIFLLESFGPMAAFLRMWTAIIVVRPASWAVLAITSATYLITPFYPNCNVSLLAVRLLAATILCVIFLVNCVSVPTASRLNVFFTIVKLSGLIVIVLAGIVLLIQGNTEHFKDPFKGNEEFKWIELSLAFYSGFFAFSGWHIAASITEEVINPSRTIPVSIIIAMTVITSVYIMANIAYFTVLSPAEILASDAVALSFGQKVFGDWAWVLSIVVAGSCIGAINGGVLTSSRINFAASREGQLPKLLSMIHINFKTPMPSAVIMLPLTLLLLVSDNVYSLINYMSFTFWLFIGLTTASIPYFRMKYPDWERPFKVNLAVPIIFTCFALFVVAISLYSAPKDCGVGLAITVAGIPLYFIGVRWTKKPAWFEDGMGKDLKINDGNIMVKKKNILNYTK